The following coding sequences lie in one Salmo salar chromosome ssa13, Ssal_v3.1, whole genome shotgun sequence genomic window:
- the LOC106567102 gene encoding UDP-glucuronosyltransferase 2A2 isoform X3: MMGSCVALVPVLLLLSSLQPSSEAGRVLVYPVDGSHWLNMRILVEALHTQGHQVTVLRSSTSWYVAEHSPHYTSITVPQAQPQNIESQEFMAHFLKKSLEIQRGKGSPWAFLQFCGNLFSMLRQNQEMVAELVVTMFENQTLMRDLKEAEYDLVLTDPVFPAGVLVAHYLQLPLVLNVRWVLSGEGHFAIAPSPLSYVPQVFSRNSDQMNFAQRLNNIFYHCLSYYMYRYVSNPPYQAVCDRYFAPDEVDVISLIQGADLWLMRVDFVFEFPRPTMPNVVYTGGFQCKPSKPLPAALEEFVQSSGEHGVVVMSLGTLLGGLGPEMTEVIASAFARLPQKVVWRHLGESPLSLGNNTLLVKWLPQNDLLGHPKTKVFVTHGGTNGIYEAIYHGVPVLGIPLIFDQFDNMVRMKARGVAEVMEVTTLEVESLTQTLMDILDEEKPYRENMRRLSRLHHDRPIEPLDSAIFWLEFVMRHKGAAHLRSESYKMPWYVYHNVDVLALLLGSALLVLVLFVVSCMCLVRGLQKRRKSKLE; encoded by the exons A tgatGGGGTCCTGTGTGGCCTTAGTGCCTGTCCTTCTGCTCCTGTCCTCCCTGCAGCCCTCCAGTGAGGCTGGGAGGGTCCTGGTCTACCCTGTCGATGGCAGCCACTGGCTCAACATGAGGATACTGGTGGAGGCTCTTCACACCCAGGGTCACCAG GTGACCGTTCTGCGCTCCTCCACCAGCTGGTACGTGGCTGAACACTCCCCCCACTACACCTCCATCACTGTGCCCCAGGCTCAGCCCCAGAACATCGAGAGTCAGGAGTTCATGGCCCACTTCCTGAAGAAGTCGCTGGAGATCCAGCGGGGCAAGGGCTCACCCTGGGCCTTCCTGCAGTTCTGTGGGAACCTCTTCAG CATGCTGAGGCAGAACCAGGAGATGGTGGCCGAGCTGGTCGTCACCATGTTTGAGAACCAGACTCTGATGAGAGATCTGAAAGAGGCTGAGTATGACCTGGTCCTGACTGACCCAGTGTTCCCTGCCGGGGTCCTGGTGGCCCACTACCTCCAGCTCCCCCTGGTTCTCAATGTGCGCTGGGTCCTCAGCGGGGAGGGACACTTTGCCATCGCTCCCTCGCCATTATCCTACGTCCCTCAAGTATTCTCCCGTAACTCTGACCAGATGAACTTTGCACAGAGGCTGAATAACATATTCTACCACTGTCTCAGCTACTACATGTATCGTTACGTCTCCAACCCACCTTACCAGGCCGTGTGCGATCGCTACTTTGCCCCTGATGAGGTGGACGTCATATCCCTTATCCAGGGAGCTGATCTGTGGCTGATGAGGGTGGACTTCGTCTTTGAGTTCCCTAGACCCACCATGCCGAACGTAGTCTACACGGGTGGGTTCCAGTGCAAACCCTCCAAGCCTTTACCTGCAGCTTTAGAGGAGTTTGTCCAGAGTTCTGGAGAACACGGGGTGGTGGTGATGTCACTGGGGACTCTGTTGGGTGGACTGGGTCCAGAGATGACAGAGGTCATAGCCTCAGCCTTCGCCCGGCTGCCCCAGAAGGTGGTGTGGAGACACCTGGGAGAGAGTCCTTTGTCTCTAGGCAACAACACCTTGCTAGTGAAATGGCTGCCTCAGAACGACCTCCTGGGTCACCCCAAAACCAAAGTGTTCGTCACACACGGGGGCACCAACGGGATCTACGAGGCCATCTATCATGGAGTCCCAGTGTTGGGTATCCCTCTCATCTTTGACCAGTTTGACAACATGGTGCGCATGAAGGCCAGAGGAGTGGCGGAAGTTATGGAGGTTACAACGTTAGAGGTGGAATCCCTAACACAGACTTTGATGGACATTCTGGATGAAGAGAAGCCCTACAGAGAGAATATGAGAAGACTATCACGGTTGCACCACGACCGGCCTATAGAACCTTTGGACAGCGCCATCTTCTGGCTGGAGTTTGTTATGCGACACAAGGGGGCAGCTCACCTACGTTCAGAGTCCTATAAGATGCCATGGTATGTCTATCATAATGTGGATGTTCTAGCACTGCTGCTGGGCTCTGCTCTGCTTGTTCTGGTGTTGTTTGTGGTTTCCTGTATGTGCTTGGTAAGAGGATTACAAAAGAGGAGAAAGTCCAAGTTGGAGTGA
- the LOC106567102 gene encoding UDP-glucuronosyltransferase 2A2 isoform X2, which translates to MTVMGSCVALVPVLLLLSSLQPSSEAGRVLVYPVDGSHWLNMRILVEALHTQGHQVTVLRSSTSWYVAEHSPHYTSITVPQAQPQNIESQEFMAHFLKKSLEIQRGKGSPWAFLQFCGNLFSMLRQNQEMVAELVVTMFENQTLMRDLKEAEYDLVLTDPVFPAGVLVAHYLQLPLVLNVRWVLSGEGHFAIAPSPLSYVPQVFSRNSDQMNFAQRLNNIFYHCLSYYMYRYVSNPPYQAVCDRYFAPDEVDVISLIQGADLWLMRVDFVFEFPRPTMPNVVYTGGFQCKPSKPLPAALEEFVQSSGEHGVVVMSLGTLLGGLGPEMTEVIASAFARLPQKVVWRHLGESPLSLGNNTLLVKWLPQNDLLGHPKTKVFVTHGGTNGIYEAIYHGVPVLGIPLIFDQFDNMVRMKARGVAEVMEVTTLEVESLTQTLMDILDEEKPYRENMRRLSRLHHDRPIEPLDSAIFWLEFVMRHKGAAHLRSESYKMPWYVYHNVDVLALLLGSALLVLVLFVVSCMCLVRGLQKRRKSKLE; encoded by the exons ATGACTG tgatGGGGTCCTGTGTGGCCTTAGTGCCTGTCCTTCTGCTCCTGTCCTCCCTGCAGCCCTCCAGTGAGGCTGGGAGGGTCCTGGTCTACCCTGTCGATGGCAGCCACTGGCTCAACATGAGGATACTGGTGGAGGCTCTTCACACCCAGGGTCACCAG GTGACCGTTCTGCGCTCCTCCACCAGCTGGTACGTGGCTGAACACTCCCCCCACTACACCTCCATCACTGTGCCCCAGGCTCAGCCCCAGAACATCGAGAGTCAGGAGTTCATGGCCCACTTCCTGAAGAAGTCGCTGGAGATCCAGCGGGGCAAGGGCTCACCCTGGGCCTTCCTGCAGTTCTGTGGGAACCTCTTCAG CATGCTGAGGCAGAACCAGGAGATGGTGGCCGAGCTGGTCGTCACCATGTTTGAGAACCAGACTCTGATGAGAGATCTGAAAGAGGCTGAGTATGACCTGGTCCTGACTGACCCAGTGTTCCCTGCCGGGGTCCTGGTGGCCCACTACCTCCAGCTCCCCCTGGTTCTCAATGTGCGCTGGGTCCTCAGCGGGGAGGGACACTTTGCCATCGCTCCCTCGCCATTATCCTACGTCCCTCAAGTATTCTCCCGTAACTCTGACCAGATGAACTTTGCACAGAGGCTGAATAACATATTCTACCACTGTCTCAGCTACTACATGTATCGTTACGTCTCCAACCCACCTTACCAGGCCGTGTGCGATCGCTACTTTGCCCCTGATGAGGTGGACGTCATATCCCTTATCCAGGGAGCTGATCTGTGGCTGATGAGGGTGGACTTCGTCTTTGAGTTCCCTAGACCCACCATGCCGAACGTAGTCTACACGGGTGGGTTCCAGTGCAAACCCTCCAAGCCTTTACCTGCAGCTTTAGAGGAGTTTGTCCAGAGTTCTGGAGAACACGGGGTGGTGGTGATGTCACTGGGGACTCTGTTGGGTGGACTGGGTCCAGAGATGACAGAGGTCATAGCCTCAGCCTTCGCCCGGCTGCCCCAGAAGGTGGTGTGGAGACACCTGGGAGAGAGTCCTTTGTCTCTAGGCAACAACACCTTGCTAGTGAAATGGCTGCCTCAGAACGACCTCCTGGGTCACCCCAAAACCAAAGTGTTCGTCACACACGGGGGCACCAACGGGATCTACGAGGCCATCTATCATGGAGTCCCAGTGTTGGGTATCCCTCTCATCTTTGACCAGTTTGACAACATGGTGCGCATGAAGGCCAGAGGAGTGGCGGAAGTTATGGAGGTTACAACGTTAGAGGTGGAATCCCTAACACAGACTTTGATGGACATTCTGGATGAAGAGAAGCCCTACAGAGAGAATATGAGAAGACTATCACGGTTGCACCACGACCGGCCTATAGAACCTTTGGACAGCGCCATCTTCTGGCTGGAGTTTGTTATGCGACACAAGGGGGCAGCTCACCTACGTTCAGAGTCCTATAAGATGCCATGGTATGTCTATCATAATGTGGATGTTCTAGCACTGCTGCTGGGCTCTGCTCTGCTTGTTCTGGTGTTGTTTGTGGTTTCCTGTATGTGCTTGGTAAGAGGATTACAAAAGAGGAGAAAGTCCAAGTTGGAGTGA
- the LOC106567102 gene encoding UDP-glucuronosyltransferase 2A2 isoform X1, with protein MDFRVMGSCVALVPVLLLLSSLQPSSEAGRVLVYPVDGSHWLNMRILVEALHTQGHQVTVLRSSTSWYVAEHSPHYTSITVPQAQPQNIESQEFMAHFLKKSLEIQRGKGSPWAFLQFCGNLFSMLRQNQEMVAELVVTMFENQTLMRDLKEAEYDLVLTDPVFPAGVLVAHYLQLPLVLNVRWVLSGEGHFAIAPSPLSYVPQVFSRNSDQMNFAQRLNNIFYHCLSYYMYRYVSNPPYQAVCDRYFAPDEVDVISLIQGADLWLMRVDFVFEFPRPTMPNVVYTGGFQCKPSKPLPAALEEFVQSSGEHGVVVMSLGTLLGGLGPEMTEVIASAFARLPQKVVWRHLGESPLSLGNNTLLVKWLPQNDLLGHPKTKVFVTHGGTNGIYEAIYHGVPVLGIPLIFDQFDNMVRMKARGVAEVMEVTTLEVESLTQTLMDILDEEKPYRENMRRLSRLHHDRPIEPLDSAIFWLEFVMRHKGAAHLRSESYKMPWYVYHNVDVLALLLGSALLVLVLFVVSCMCLVRGLQKRRKSKLE; from the exons ATGGATTTTAGAG tgatGGGGTCCTGTGTGGCCTTAGTGCCTGTCCTTCTGCTCCTGTCCTCCCTGCAGCCCTCCAGTGAGGCTGGGAGGGTCCTGGTCTACCCTGTCGATGGCAGCCACTGGCTCAACATGAGGATACTGGTGGAGGCTCTTCACACCCAGGGTCACCAG GTGACCGTTCTGCGCTCCTCCACCAGCTGGTACGTGGCTGAACACTCCCCCCACTACACCTCCATCACTGTGCCCCAGGCTCAGCCCCAGAACATCGAGAGTCAGGAGTTCATGGCCCACTTCCTGAAGAAGTCGCTGGAGATCCAGCGGGGCAAGGGCTCACCCTGGGCCTTCCTGCAGTTCTGTGGGAACCTCTTCAG CATGCTGAGGCAGAACCAGGAGATGGTGGCCGAGCTGGTCGTCACCATGTTTGAGAACCAGACTCTGATGAGAGATCTGAAAGAGGCTGAGTATGACCTGGTCCTGACTGACCCAGTGTTCCCTGCCGGGGTCCTGGTGGCCCACTACCTCCAGCTCCCCCTGGTTCTCAATGTGCGCTGGGTCCTCAGCGGGGAGGGACACTTTGCCATCGCTCCCTCGCCATTATCCTACGTCCCTCAAGTATTCTCCCGTAACTCTGACCAGATGAACTTTGCACAGAGGCTGAATAACATATTCTACCACTGTCTCAGCTACTACATGTATCGTTACGTCTCCAACCCACCTTACCAGGCCGTGTGCGATCGCTACTTTGCCCCTGATGAGGTGGACGTCATATCCCTTATCCAGGGAGCTGATCTGTGGCTGATGAGGGTGGACTTCGTCTTTGAGTTCCCTAGACCCACCATGCCGAACGTAGTCTACACGGGTGGGTTCCAGTGCAAACCCTCCAAGCCTTTACCTGCAGCTTTAGAGGAGTTTGTCCAGAGTTCTGGAGAACACGGGGTGGTGGTGATGTCACTGGGGACTCTGTTGGGTGGACTGGGTCCAGAGATGACAGAGGTCATAGCCTCAGCCTTCGCCCGGCTGCCCCAGAAGGTGGTGTGGAGACACCTGGGAGAGAGTCCTTTGTCTCTAGGCAACAACACCTTGCTAGTGAAATGGCTGCCTCAGAACGACCTCCTGGGTCACCCCAAAACCAAAGTGTTCGTCACACACGGGGGCACCAACGGGATCTACGAGGCCATCTATCATGGAGTCCCAGTGTTGGGTATCCCTCTCATCTTTGACCAGTTTGACAACATGGTGCGCATGAAGGCCAGAGGAGTGGCGGAAGTTATGGAGGTTACAACGTTAGAGGTGGAATCCCTAACACAGACTTTGATGGACATTCTGGATGAAGAGAAGCCCTACAGAGAGAATATGAGAAGACTATCACGGTTGCACCACGACCGGCCTATAGAACCTTTGGACAGCGCCATCTTCTGGCTGGAGTTTGTTATGCGACACAAGGGGGCAGCTCACCTACGTTCAGAGTCCTATAAGATGCCATGGTATGTCTATCATAATGTGGATGTTCTAGCACTGCTGCTGGGCTCTGCTCTGCTTGTTCTGGTGTTGTTTGTGGTTTCCTGTATGTGCTTGGTAAGAGGATTACAAAAGAGGAGAAAGTCCAAGTTGGAGTGA